A genomic stretch from Caulobacter sp. FWC2 includes:
- a CDS encoding helix-turn-helix domain-containing protein produces MADWGLLFGWRTALLGVAILQCVLLAGALARSGPNRAANRFLAVALVVVAGMLTPYAIGFAGAYDRFRWLTFAPFAIPLAFGPLLYGYAHALADGTAPRRMRLHLLPALAQFAYLALCFLIPGDAKWAWYTGGHRAIVSPVLDVMGLVSLAAYAYAIGGLLRRQRKRLADHRSDDERFSAHWLGRVLTVILAGLGLKAGFWLWSLIAGGIDFFQETGLYLALAGVGVYLGVAGWRQAALPVPLAASDPISAEQEPSRSPDWPSIAAEIADRTRDAGWWREPDLSLARLSRLLGTNNGRLSRAINLGLGVNFSNFVNGLRAEGVARALEAGSDDDLLSLALDMGFASKASFNRAFKARFGVSPSRYRRQVSDPAFLPADAEMRRAAP; encoded by the coding sequence GCTGGCCGGCGCCCTGGCGCGGAGCGGGCCCAACCGGGCGGCCAACCGCTTCCTCGCGGTCGCCCTGGTGGTCGTCGCCGGGATGCTGACGCCCTATGCGATCGGTTTCGCCGGCGCCTATGACCGTTTCCGCTGGCTGACCTTCGCCCCGTTCGCCATTCCCCTGGCGTTCGGGCCGCTGCTGTACGGCTACGCCCACGCGCTGGCGGACGGGACGGCGCCGCGTCGGATGCGGCTGCACCTGCTGCCCGCCCTCGCCCAGTTCGCCTATCTGGCCTTGTGTTTCCTGATCCCCGGGGACGCCAAGTGGGCGTGGTACACGGGCGGGCACCGCGCCATCGTCTCGCCCGTGCTGGACGTGATGGGCCTGGTGAGCCTGGCGGCCTATGCCTACGCCATCGGCGGGCTCTTGCGGCGTCAGCGCAAGCGGCTGGCCGACCACCGCAGCGACGACGAGCGCTTCTCGGCCCACTGGCTGGGTCGGGTCCTGACGGTGATCCTGGCGGGCCTGGGCCTGAAGGCCGGCTTCTGGCTGTGGTCGCTGATCGCGGGCGGGATCGACTTCTTCCAGGAGACCGGCCTGTACCTGGCCCTGGCCGGGGTCGGCGTCTATCTGGGCGTAGCCGGCTGGCGACAGGCCGCGCTTCCCGTGCCCTTGGCCGCCTCGGACCCGATCAGCGCAGAACAGGAGCCCTCGCGCTCCCCCGACTGGCCGTCCATCGCCGCCGAGATCGCCGACCGCACCCGCGACGCCGGCTGGTGGCGCGAGCCGGACCTGTCGCTGGCGCGCCTGTCCCGGCTTCTGGGCACCAACAACGGCCGCCTGTCACGGGCCATCAATCTGGGCCTGGGCGTGAACTTCTCCAACTTCGTCAACGGGCTGCGGGCCGAGGGCGTGGCGCGGGCGCTGGAGGCCGGTTCCGACGACGACCTGCTGAGCCTGGCGCTGGACATGGGTTTCGCCTCCAAGGCCAGCTTCAACCGCGCCTTCAAGGCCCGGTTCGGCGTCTCGCCCTCGCGGTACCGGCGGCAGGTCTCAGATCCTGCCTTTCTGCCGGCCGACGCGGAAATGAGGCGCGCCGCGCCGTGA
- a CDS encoding S41 family peptidase has translation MPLNRRRLLQLSGGLALGAALPAWADTVTDDWSGDVAILRQAWETMHPGVYRYSTPQEISARLDGLARAWAAPGTFRDRFLALTRVTASLKCGHTYPSPYNSSDATVARIYPDRSLVPFLFRWIDGRMVVIRDDSGAALFPRGAVITAIDGVATQDLLERLIPLARADGSNRAKRVSLMEARGEDRFETFDIHLPLVLPLKDAAAFTLADGRVVRAPLLTLADRRAGFSPTVEVAKNANPWTLSKGDDGVHRLTMPGWALYESDFDWRTWLGGVMDDLTGDGARGLVVDLRGNEGGIDCGNVIISRLIDRDLPLSRDQRWTRYRTAPEALRPHLKTWDRSFLDWGEAAVASPERPGYYRLTRAGDNGKSGLIQPAGRRFKGRVAVLCDASNSSATFGFDQTCKDNGLATLVGQTTGGNRRGINGGAFFFLQLPASKLEVDLPLIASFPATPQPDAAIEPDIAVATTAKDIATGRDPQMLAATALILGR, from the coding sequence ATGCCCTTGAATCGTCGTCGCCTGTTGCAGCTTTCGGGCGGCCTGGCCCTTGGCGCCGCCCTGCCCGCCTGGGCCGACACCGTCACCGACGACTGGAGCGGCGACGTCGCGATCCTGCGCCAGGCCTGGGAGACGATGCATCCCGGCGTCTATCGCTACAGCACCCCGCAGGAGATCTCGGCCCGGCTGGACGGCCTGGCTCGCGCCTGGGCCGCGCCGGGGACGTTCCGCGACCGCTTCCTGGCCCTGACGCGCGTCACCGCCTCGCTGAAGTGCGGCCACACCTATCCCAGCCCCTACAACAGCAGCGACGCGACCGTGGCGCGGATCTATCCGGACCGGTCGCTGGTCCCGTTCCTGTTCCGCTGGATCGATGGCCGGATGGTGGTGATCCGCGACGACAGCGGCGCGGCCCTGTTCCCGCGCGGCGCGGTGATCACCGCCATCGACGGCGTCGCGACCCAGGACCTGCTGGAGCGCCTGATCCCCCTGGCCCGCGCCGACGGCTCCAACCGGGCCAAGCGCGTCAGCCTGATGGAGGCGCGCGGCGAGGATCGCTTCGAGACCTTCGACATCCACCTGCCGCTGGTGCTGCCGCTGAAGGACGCCGCCGCCTTCACCCTGGCCGACGGCCGCGTCGTTCGCGCGCCCCTGCTGACCCTCGCCGATCGCCGCGCCGGCTTCTCCCCCACGGTCGAGGTCGCCAAAAACGCCAATCCCTGGACCCTGAGCAAGGGCGATGACGGCGTGCATCGCCTGACCATGCCCGGCTGGGCGCTCTATGAGTCCGACTTCGACTGGCGGACCTGGCTGGGCGGGGTGATGGACGATCTGACCGGCGATGGCGCGCGCGGCCTGGTCGTCGACCTGCGCGGCAACGAGGGCGGCATCGACTGCGGCAATGTCATCATCAGCCGTCTGATCGATCGCGACCTGCCGCTGTCGCGCGACCAGCGCTGGACCCGCTATCGCACCGCGCCCGAGGCCTTGCGGCCGCACCTGAAGACCTGGGATCGCAGCTTCCTGGACTGGGGCGAGGCGGCCGTCGCCTCCCCGGAGCGGCCCGGCTACTATCGACTGACGCGCGCCGGCGACAACGGCAAGTCCGGCCTGATCCAGCCGGCCGGGCGTCGGTTCAAGGGGCGGGTGGCGGTGCTGTGCGACGCCTCCAACAGCTCGGCCACCTTCGGCTTCGACCAGACCTGCAAGGACAACGGCCTGGCGACGCTGGTCGGCCAGACCACCGGCGGCAACCGGCGCGGCATCAATGGCGGGGCCTTCTTCTTCCTGCAGCTGCCGGCGTCGAAGCTGGAAGTCGACCTCCCCTTGATCGCCAGCTTTCCCGCGACGCCCCAGCCGGACGCGGCCATCGAGCCCGACATCGCCGTGGCCACGACGGCCAAGGATATCGCCACGGGTCGGGACCCACAGATGCTGGCGGCGACGGCGCTTATCCTCGGACGATGA
- a CDS encoding MerC domain-containing protein, whose amino-acid sequence MPPTLAKALDASAVGLSALCLVHCLALPALALLLPVLGLWAQAEWVHVVFVLIAAPVAVLSFVDPSTRRPRSRPLATLAVLGLGLMIAGALEFPSAADERVLTVLGGLLLAGAHLTNWRRRHHDAHCAACE is encoded by the coding sequence ATGCCCCCCACCCTCGCCAAGGCCCTGGACGCCTCCGCCGTCGGCCTGTCGGCCCTGTGCCTGGTCCACTGCCTGGCCTTGCCGGCCTTGGCCCTGCTGCTGCCGGTGCTGGGCCTGTGGGCGCAGGCCGAGTGGGTGCACGTGGTCTTCGTGTTGATCGCCGCGCCGGTGGCCGTGCTGTCGTTCGTCGACCCGTCGACCCGCCGGCCGCGCTCCCGGCCCCTGGCGACGTTAGCGGTCCTGGGTCTTGGCCTGATGATCGCCGGCGCCCTGGAGTTTCCGTCCGCCGCCGACGAGCGCGTCCTGACCGTGCTGGGCGGCCTGCTGCTGGCCGGCGCCCACCTGACCAACTGGCGCCGCCGCCATCACGACGCCCACTGCGCGGCGTGTGAATGA
- a CDS encoding DUF418 domain-containing protein — MGYGFGLPVRVFNLAWMARTGFELDPHRLVPAVSALRSFLYEPARLGVTMGHLAVATLLFRYGVLGEAKILRALGRMSLTTYSLQSILTSLLFYGFGLVGSISFSGLMLTSAAIWAVTGAMAVLWLRKFPIGPAEWLIRAAAYGRWRSRLPGAGA; from the coding sequence ATCGGCTACGGCTTTGGCCTGCCCGTCCGGGTGTTCAACCTGGCCTGGATGGCGCGAACGGGCTTTGAGCTCGATCCCCATCGGCTGGTCCCCGCCGTGTCCGCTCTACGGTCGTTTCTCTATGAGCCCGCGCGGCTTGGCGTGACCATGGGTCACCTCGCCGTCGCCACGCTGCTGTTCAGATACGGCGTCTTGGGTGAGGCGAAGATCCTTCGCGCCCTGGGAAGGATGTCGCTGACGACCTACAGCCTGCAATCCATCCTGACGTCGCTGCTGTTCTATGGTTTTGGACTTGTCGGATCGATCAGCTTCTCGGGACTGATGCTGACCTCCGCAGCGATCTGGGCGGTCACCGGAGCCATGGCCGTGCTCTGGCTCCGCAAATTTCCGATCGGTCCCGCCGAATGGCTGATCCGCGCCGCTGCCTACGGTCGATGGAGATCAAGGCTTCCCGGTGCAGGGGCCTGA